Proteins encoded together in one Astatotilapia calliptera chromosome 7, fAstCal1.2, whole genome shotgun sequence window:
- the cyb5r2 gene encoding NADH-cytochrome b5 reductase 2 isoform X1, with protein sequence MQHVHTLIFVLQVIPGLVAVFVLVGTVFYFLLGSSGEKTKKLPVTLQDPTVKYALPLIRKEEISHDTKKFRFGLPSASHILGLPVGQHVYLSAKVNGVLAVRAYTPVSSDEHQGYVDLVVKVYYKNTHPSFPDGGKMSQYLDGMTIGDTIDFRGPNGLLVYKGNGQFAIRPDKKSEPKVRKFKHVGMIAGGTGITPMLQLIRSISSDSTDNTKCSLIFANQTEKDILLREELEEVKKNHPERLQLWFTLDKPPQNWSYSSGFVTYDMIKDHLPAASNDVLIVLCGPAPMIQNACLPNLEKLGHRTENIFTY encoded by the exons ATGCAGCATGTTCACACTTTGATCTTTGTCCTGCAGGTGATCCCTGGATTGGTGGCTGTCTTTGTGTTGGTAGGAACAGTTTTCTACTTCCTGCTAGGTTCTTCAGGTGAGAAGACGAAGAAGCTGCCCGTCACTCTCCAAGATCCCACAGTGAAATATGCTCTCCCACTTATACGCAAAGAG GAAATCAGTCATGACACAAAGAAATTTCGGTTTGGCCTTCCATCTGCAAGTCACATCCTTGGGCTGCCAGTAG GCCAGCACGTGTACTTGTCAGCAAAGGTGAACGGCGTTCTGGCGGTTAGAGCCTACACTCCAGTCTCCAGTGATGAGCACCAAGGATATGTTGACCTCGTGGTTAAG GTCTACTACAAGAACACCCACCCGTCTTTCCCTGATGGAGGGAAGATGTCGCAGTACCTGGACGGCATGACCATTGGAGACACTATTGACTTCAGAGGGCCCAATGGACTCCTGGTGTATAAGGGCAATG GTCAGTTTGCCATCAGACCAGATAAGAAGTCGGAGCCAAAGGTTCGGAAGTTTAAGCACGTGGGAATGATCGCTGGCGGAACAG GTATCACTCCTATGCTGCAGTTAATTCGCAGTATCTCATCAGACTCCACTGACAACACCAAGTGCTCTCTCATATTCGCCAACCAG ACTGAGAAAGACATCTTACTGagggaggagctggaggaggtgaagaAGAACCATCCTGAGAGACTTCAGCTGTGGTTCACACTGGACAAACCTCCACAGA ACTGGAGCTACAGCTCAGGATTTGTGACCTATGACATGATCAAGGACCACCTCCCCGCTGCATCCAACGATGTCCTCATCGTCCTCTGCGGCCCTGCGCCTATGATCCAGAATGCCTGTCTGCCAAATCTGGAAAAGCTGGGACACAGAACGGAAAACATCTTTACATACTAG
- the cyb5r2 gene encoding NADH-cytochrome b5 reductase 2 isoform X2 — translation MDETLVIPGLVAVFVLVGTVFYFLLGSSGEKTKKLPVTLQDPTVKYALPLIRKEEISHDTKKFRFGLPSASHILGLPVGQHVYLSAKVNGVLAVRAYTPVSSDEHQGYVDLVVKVYYKNTHPSFPDGGKMSQYLDGMTIGDTIDFRGPNGLLVYKGNGQFAIRPDKKSEPKVRKFKHVGMIAGGTGITPMLQLIRSISSDSTDNTKCSLIFANQTEKDILLREELEEVKKNHPERLQLWFTLDKPPQNWSYSSGFVTYDMIKDHLPAASNDVLIVLCGPAPMIQNACLPNLEKLGHRTENIFTY, via the exons ATGGACGAGACCTTG GTGATCCCTGGATTGGTGGCTGTCTTTGTGTTGGTAGGAACAGTTTTCTACTTCCTGCTAGGTTCTTCAGGTGAGAAGACGAAGAAGCTGCCCGTCACTCTCCAAGATCCCACAGTGAAATATGCTCTCCCACTTATACGCAAAGAG GAAATCAGTCATGACACAAAGAAATTTCGGTTTGGCCTTCCATCTGCAAGTCACATCCTTGGGCTGCCAGTAG GCCAGCACGTGTACTTGTCAGCAAAGGTGAACGGCGTTCTGGCGGTTAGAGCCTACACTCCAGTCTCCAGTGATGAGCACCAAGGATATGTTGACCTCGTGGTTAAG GTCTACTACAAGAACACCCACCCGTCTTTCCCTGATGGAGGGAAGATGTCGCAGTACCTGGACGGCATGACCATTGGAGACACTATTGACTTCAGAGGGCCCAATGGACTCCTGGTGTATAAGGGCAATG GTCAGTTTGCCATCAGACCAGATAAGAAGTCGGAGCCAAAGGTTCGGAAGTTTAAGCACGTGGGAATGATCGCTGGCGGAACAG GTATCACTCCTATGCTGCAGTTAATTCGCAGTATCTCATCAGACTCCACTGACAACACCAAGTGCTCTCTCATATTCGCCAACCAG ACTGAGAAAGACATCTTACTGagggaggagctggaggaggtgaagaAGAACCATCCTGAGAGACTTCAGCTGTGGTTCACACTGGACAAACCTCCACAGA ACTGGAGCTACAGCTCAGGATTTGTGACCTATGACATGATCAAGGACCACCTCCCCGCTGCATCCAACGATGTCCTCATCGTCCTCTGCGGCCCTGCGCCTATGATCCAGAATGCCTGTCTGCCAAATCTGGAAAAGCTGGGACACAGAACGGAAAACATCTTTACATACTAG
- the LOC113027229 gene encoding KDEL motif-containing protein 2-like, whose protein sequence is MACYRNVDVVEPFPSGLISRFVILLVFQSTSFPVCDSEGISPERCLIWGPGLNPDTVLPVRYFFIQAVNSKGENLTLSPGKDTFKVKIGSLDKNEYLRIHVPPPLDRGDGSFLLRYRLYSTAHKGLKIQVSYRDAAVASSPYTIQGPVHHEYCDCPEPDASVWQSVMQCPADDRQILADFKSFPTIDLQHLRQEVPHRFSNRGGLIHYAIINNHVYRRTLGKYTDFKMFSDEILLSLTRKVRVPDVEFYINVGDWPLETKTSAAVPILSWCGSTDTRDIVLPTYEVTHSTLETLRGVTNDLLSVQGNTGNFDTPEQNSPQFMLSSFVYFCLCYKLLKLLIEYLSLKEIALKLQLAGVNYVGMYFYTEVYFLLIYCF, encoded by the exons ATGGCGTGTTACCGGAACGTAGATGTAGTCGAGCCGTTTCCGAGTGGTTTAATTAGCCGATTTGTAATTTTACTAGTATTTCAAAGTACAAGCTTCCCGGTTTGTGACTCTGAAGGAATCAGTCCAGAGAGGTGTCTGATATGGGGTCCGGGGCTAAACCCGGACACCGTGTTACCAGTCCGCTACTTCTTTATTCAGGCAGTGAATTCAAAAGGAGAAAACCTGACTCTGTCTCCAG GAAAAGACACGTTTAAAGTGAAGATCGGCTCACTGGATAAGAATGAGTACCTCCGTATCCACGTCCCTCCACCTCTGGACAGAGGAGACGGCTCCTTCCTGTTGAGGTATCGGCTCTACAGCACTGCTCACAAGGGTCTGAAGATCCAGGTCTCttacagagatgctgctgtggcTAGCTCACCCTACACCATCCAAG GTCCAGTGCATCATGAATACTGTGACTGTCCTGAGCCCGATGCCTCCGTCTGGCAGAGCGTCATGCAGTGTCCTGCCGATGACCGACAGATTCTAGCTGACTTTAAGTCTTTTCCCACCATCGACCTGCAGCATCTCAGGCAGGAAGTGCCTCACAGATTCTCCAACAGAGGAGGGCTCATTCACTACGCCATCATCAACAACCACGTGTACCGGCGCACGCTGGGAAAATACACCGACTTCAAGATGTTCTCTGATGAAATTTTGCTATCATTGACGAGGAAG GTGAGGGTGCCTGATGTGGAGTTTTACATCAATGTGGGTGACTGGCCGCTAGAGACAAAGACGTCGGCTGCTGTTCCGATCTTATCGTGGTGTGGCTCCACAGACACACGGGATATCGTCCTCCCTACCTATGAGGTCACACACTCCACCCTGGAGACACTGAGAGGGGTCACTAATGACCTCCTATCTGTCCAAGGGAATACAGGTAACTTTGATACTCCTGAGCAAAACAGCCCTCAGTTTATGTTATCATCATTCGTATATTTCTGTCTGTGCTACAAGTTGTTAAAACTTCTTATTGAGTATCTGAGTTTGAAGGAAATTGCACTTAAACTGCAACTGGCAGGAGTAAATTATGTTGGGATGTACTTCTACACAGAGGTGtactttttattgatttattgctTTTAA